GCCATGTAATAAAAGTTAAAAAACGACGCATTCTGCGCGGCTAATACCTTGCCAAGTAAGCAATAAGACAGTTCGCAGCCTCTTCCTTCCGTAGTTTTTTACGCCGAAAGCAGCTGCAGGATTTGAAAAAGCCGCGCGCCGTAGTACATTTGCACCCGCTTCGCCGCCTCAGCGAAGCCGGCCGCTGGTCCAGGCCTACAAGTTACCGATTGCCTATCTGCGCACGTGGTGAAACTGGTAGACACGCCATCTTGAGGGGGTGGTGCCTTCGGGTGTGGGAGTTCGAATCTCCCCGCGCGCACGCAGAACGAAAAAGCCCGCTACGCAGCGGGTTTTTTTGTGCTCCATTATTTCTCAAATGGATTAGCCGGTACCACCAGCACCACGCGCTCGCGCTCCACGAGCACCTGGCCGGGCAGGGCGCCCTTAGGCTTGCGCACAAACTTTTTGGGCGTCACCGTAACCGGGCACAACGAGTCGTGCTGGCGCCTGGAGTACCAGCCCGCTAGCTGGGCTGCGTGCTCTACTACCGGCTCGGGCACCGGCTGCCCCGCCCGGTGCCGGATAACAACGTGCGAGCCGCTCACATCCTTGGCATGCAGCCATAGGTCATCCTTGTGCGCGTACTTCTGGGTTAGCAGGTCGTTGTTCTGCGCATTGCGGCCTACCAAGATGGTAAAGCCTTGGTCTTCAAACACCTTAAAGGGTAATTCGCTGGATGCCTTGGCGGAGGCGGGGCTAGGGTCGAGGGCGTGCTGCTTGCGCCAGGCGCGCAGGCCGCGCAGCTCCGCTAGGGCCGGCTGGGCCTCTAATTCTTCGAGCAGCTCCAGCGCTTGCAGAGCCTCGGTTTCGCGGGTTGCTACGCGGGCCTGAAGCTGACGTTCTTCGATTTGCTGGTTTTTAGCTTTGCGGTAGAGATTTTCGGCCATGCGCTGCGGCTTTTCGAGCGGCTTTAGCTTGATGACCACTGGCTCATTGGTGTAAAAATCTACAATTTCGACCTGGCTAGCCCCCGGCGCAATGGCGTGCAAATTGGCCATGATGAGGTCGGCGCGGTGGCGGTAGCCAGCCTCGTGGGCCAGCGCGTGCAGGCGCTGGCTGGCCAGGTGGGCGCTGGTACTGGCCTCTTCGGCACGGCGCGTGAGCAGCTGGTGCAGCTGCCGGCGCTCGGTTTCGAGGGCGCGGCGGGCCAGGGCCAGTGGCACGAAGCGCCGCAGCGCGCCAATGGGGTCGGTGCCAGGCAGCGTTTCCAAAATCTCGCCCAGCGGCACCAGGCTCAGGCGGGTGCGGCCGTCGAGGTAAATAAGGTAATAGTGCGGCGGATTCTCCAGCTCGACTTGCAGCTCCTGGGCTAGCCGCTGCTTTACCTCGGCGGGCGCCGGGTCGTAGCCGCGCTGCTCGCGGAGGTAGCGCGCCGGCAGGTCGGCCAGGGCCGGCGGCAGCTTGCCAGTGGCGCCGATGGCTGGGCTAGCTTCGGCGGCCGGCGCGGGCGTGAGGTCGGCATCGGTCGCGTAGCGCTGGTGAAAAAGCTGGGCCGGCACGCCCGGCGCAGCCCGGAAAATAGCATTTGGCCGGGGACCGTAAAGCTTAAACGCTAACGTGGCCGCGTCTTCTATAAAATTGATTTGTAGCACTCTGTCTTGCGGCCAGACCACGACGCTGGCTACCGTGCGGCCCAGCAGCTCGGGCAGTAGGTCCACCGAGTTTTGGCGGGCGCGGTGAAAAGCTTCGGGCAGCGCCAGTGCCGGAAACGCCGCGCCCAGCTGCGCTTTGAGCCAAAACTCGGCACCCGTTTCGTTCAGTAGGCCCAGCACCAATTCGTCCTTTTCCTGCGAAAAGCAGCTTGCCACGCGGTAGCCGCGCAATTGCTCAGTGAGAGCCGGGGCTAGCTGGCGCAGGAAATAATAATTGGTGTGCATAATTGGTAAGAAGGCAACCTGCCAAGCTGGTAGGCTCAGATTTCCGCTAGCTTTAATAGCTGTATTAGTAGCGGGCGTGACTTACGCACTTCTAGCCAAGAGGGCACAGCGAGGAAAAGAACACCTATAACTACTATTCCTAAGGAAAATGTTATACCACCGGCATGGTCACGTAGCGGCGTTACTGTGGTTACATCTGCACTTAGCCAAACACCAGCAAACACGCAGGCAACGGCAGACGGTGCTGCAGGCGCAAAAAGCTGCCTCGCGCAGAGTCGAGCCTGACAACACCCGTTATGTGCGGCAGCATTGAATTGCGACTACTAATAATGCGATGCATCGTAAATGAATTACCATCTACTAGGCCTTCGAAGACTGCATGCGTAACGGACCGGCCAAAAAAAGTAACGGGAGCATTTCTCACCGTGCTACTAGCGACCTGCTGCAATAGCTCAACGGGAGCTAAAGGTGAATGAAACTCTTCCGTAAGCCAAGGAAAAAAAGCATCAGTTTCTGCAAAAAAACACGCTGTATAAATCGCCGCGTATCTACTCTGGTACCTCCACTAGCAGCCCATCGTATGCCAGCCGCACCCAGGGCGGCAGCGTGGCCTCTACCTCGCGGTGGCGGCCTAGCTGGTGGCTAATGTGGGTGAGAAATGCCTGGCGTGGCTTCAGCTCTTCCAGAATAGCCACGGCCTCGCCCAGCGTGAAATGTGAGAGGTGCGGCTCGTGGCGCAGGGCATTGAGCACGATGGTATCGCAGCCTTGTAACTGGGCTAGGGTGCTGTCGGGCAAGAAGTTGGCATCAGTGAGATAGGCTAGCCCACCGAGGCGGAAGCCCAATACCGGCAGTTTATGGTGCAGGGCGCGCAGCGGCTGCACGGCTAGGCCCAACACGTCGAAAGACTTCTGGTCGTCTAGTATCGGGTGCAGGCCCACCTGCGGCACACCGGGGTATTTGTGCTCGGCAAACACGTAAGCATACTCGCGCTTGAGCTGCTCGATAACGCGCGGTTCGGCAAAAACTGGCATTTCCTGCTGCTGCCGAAAATTGAAGGCCCGCACGTCGTCGAGGCCAGCAGTATGGTCCTTGTGCTCGTGGGTAAATAAAATACCATCGAGCCGCCTGATGTGAGCGCGCAGCATCTGCTGCCGAAAATCGGGGCCGGTGTCGACAACCAGGCTGCGCCCCGCCACCGCCAGGTGCACCGATACCCGCAGGCGCTGGTCGCGGTAGTCGAGCGAGCGGCATACCGGGCAAGTGCAGCCAATCATGGGCACCCCCGAAGAAGTGCCCGTGCCCAGAAAGGTTAAGGTCATAAAAGAATGTAAAGATGTGCAAAAGCAGACAATGAGCTGATTGCTGGGGCAGCGCTAAGGAAGCTAGCCCGCAAAGCACATCTCCTCTTTTCTCACATTCTCACATCAAAATTATCCCACGTACTGGCGCACTACCCGCACTAGCGCATCAAAGTCCAGTGGCTTAGGAAGATAATCCGTTACACCGGCTTCCCTAAACTGCTCCATTGAGTAGTTATTGGCGTTGCCGGTGATGGCAATAACGGGCAGCTGGCTGATGCGCGGGTCGGCGTGAGCCCGGATGTCGCGGGTGCATTCGATGCCGTTTCTGACCGGAATATTTATATCCATCAAGACCCCATCGATGGGTTGGCTTTCGAGTTGACGAATTACTTCGCCGCCGTTTTTGGCCAGTATAATCCGGTATTTCTGCTGCTCCAGGATTTTGCGCGTCAGGCTGAGAATAACCGAGCTATCCTCCGCAATGAGGATGGTTTTGGGGGTAGCGGTGGGGGTCATGTGGAAAAAATACGGGTGGACAAGAAAATGAAGGGAAAGATACCAGGCCGCCGCCGCCAGCTAGGCGGCACTGGCGGTGAGCAAGCCGGGATAATTGGCGATAAAAAGTGCAAATATCTGATTAAGCTCGGGCAACCCACTCGCCAGCACCTGAGTTTGCTGCTGCTTGATGGCTTTCTCCAAAGCTAATGCCTGCGTAGCCAGCTTGGTTAGGCCAAGCGTGCCGGCCGTGCCCTTAAGCTGGTGGAGCAGTGGGTGGAGCTTTTCTATCTCAGTAGCTTGCCAGTGGGCGTTTATTTGGGCCAGCAAATCGGTCGTTTCCTCAATAAACTCGCCGTAGAGCTCAGCCGTAAACTCTTCGCCCCCTAGCTGAAGCAGCTGCTTTAGCACCTCGGGGTCAACGATAGCCGGGGCAGGAGTGGGGGCTGCCGGCGGCGCGGGCGCTTCCGAATCCGGCGCCGCGACCCAACGGGCCAGCATCTGGGCCAGTTGCTGGTGCTTCACGGGCTTGGCCAGGTAGTCGTCGAGGCCGGCCTCGACGAAGCGGGCCGCATCATCGGGCATCGAGTAGGCTGTCATGGCCACGATGGGCGGGCTGGTCGGCCCCAGCTGCGCCTTAATAGCGCGGGTGGCGGCGATGCCATCGAGACCCGGCATTTGAATGTCCATCAGGATAATCTGATAGGCCGCGCCCGGCGCCGTGGCGCGGGTAATTGCTTCGTAGCCATCGCTGGCAATGTCCACCTCGCAATTAAGCTTGGCCAGCAGGCGCGCCGCCACTTTCTGGTTGATGATGTTATCATCGACCAGGAGCACACGGGCGGCGGGGCCGGCCAGGGCACCTACGAGGGCGGGCGGCGGGGCAGAGACGACGGCGGGGGGGCTTCCGGCAGCGCCTGCGCCGGCACCCGGCAGCGAATGGTAAACCAGAAAATACTGCCCTCGCCTGCATCTGATACTACCCCAATATTACCGCCCAGCAGCTCGGCCAGCTCCTTGCTGATGGCTAGCCCCAGGCCGGTGCCGCCGTAGGCTTTGCTGGGCGTGGTGTCGAGCTGGGTGAAGCTGGTAAAGAGGCGCGCCGCGTCGGTGGCCGAAATACCAATACCCGAGTCTTGCACCGCGAAGCGCAGCGTATGGTATTCGCCCTCGGCCCGCGCCGACGACACCACCACGCTCACCGTGCCCTGGGCCGTAAACTTGATGGCATTGGCAATAAGATTGGCCAGAATCTGGAGCAGGCGCGTTTCGTCGGTGATGACGGCGGCGGGGGTACCGGGCGCCAGGTGGCAGGTAAAGCGCAGGTTTTTCTGGTTGGCCCGGTACAGAAATAGCGCCCGCAGCCGGTCGAGCAAAGGCTCCAGCATGAGCGGCGCTTCGTTGAGCCGCATCTTGCCCGCCTGAATTTTCGACAAGTCCAGAATGTCGTTCAGAATGGTCATCAGCGCCTCCGAGCTGGTGCCCAGCGTATCGACGTAGTCGGCCTGCTCACCGCTAAGCGGGGTCTGGCTCAGCAGGTCAATCATGCCAATAATGCCATTCATGGGCGTGCGCAGCTCGTGGCTCATGTTGGCCAAAAACTGCGTTTTAGCCTCCGAGGCAGCTTCGGCCTGCTCTTTGGCTAGCCTCAGGTCATCCTGAATGCGCCGGATTTCGGTAATGTCGCGCGCAATGCCTTCGGTACCAAACCGCGTGCGGCGGGCGTTAATGAGTACGCTCACCGGGTAGCCATCGTGGTGGCGCAGCTGGGTTTCGAAGTTGCGCAGCTCGCCCTGCTTGCGTAGCGTCTGGCGCAATAACTGGTGCTGCTCGGGCTGCCAGTAGAAATCCTCGATGCGGTAGCTGAGGGCTTCTAAAGGGCTGTAGCCTAGTACTTCGCGCAAAGAGGGGCTCAGTATAGTGAAGCGCCCCTCGCGGTCGGTGCGGTAGTACACATCTTGAAAAGACTCGAAGATGGAGCGAAATTTTTCTTCCTGCGCCGCCAGCACCAGCTGCGAGTTTTTGCTCGCCGTAATGTCCTGGGCCTGCGCGGTAATTTCGTCGAATGAGCCGTCGGTGAGGTAGATGGGCGCCAGGCTGACGCTGAGCCAGACGCTGGGGTAGCGGGGCACCCGCACGTGAACCTCAAACTGCTGGCTTTCGCCGCGGGCGGCGGCCAGGTAGCTGCTGCGAAACAGTTCACGCGTGGCCTCATCGGTCAGGGCAATGTCGTTTTCCAGCACGTTGAGGCCCGGCGTGGGCAGCACCCCGTTGCGGCGCTGGTAAAAAGTGGCGTAGTTGCCATTAAACGACACGAGGTGCCCGCGCCGGTCCACGTTCCAGATAAGCTGCGAGCCGCTCTCAAAAATGGCATTCAGGCGCGCATTCTGGCGGCCTACATATTCCTCCTGCCGCTTGCGGTCAATAGCCAGCGCCACCTGCCCCGAGATAAAGTGCAAAATATCGAGGTCGGCGGGCGTGTAAAGGTCGGCGCGGTCGTATTCCTGCACGGCTAGTACCCCGATGGTGCGGTCGCCCACACTCAGCGGCGAGGCGAGCAGCACGGCCGGCAGGCGTCCGAAGGCCGTCATCTCGCCGGTGCGCATGAGGCGCAGCAGGTCGGCCTGCGTAAAGAACAGCGGCTGGCCCTGCTGAATAACGTACTCGGTGATGCCCAGCGAAAACGGCCGCCCGTCGCCCTGCTCAAAATAGGCGTGTTGGTCGACGTAGTACACAAACTGCAAGTGCGTGCGCGCGTCGTCGCAGAGAGCGATAAAGATATTATTGGTCTCAATCACCTTGCCCAATTCGCGGTGAATGGCCCCGTAGAGCGCCGGCAGGTCGTGGGCCGAAATAGCCAGATTGGCAATGCTGTAGTAGACCTTTTGCAGGCGCTCGGCCTTGATGCGGTCGGTGATATCGTGCAGCACGGCCCGGGCGCTAGGCAGCTGCCCCGGCTGCTGCTCGCAGCTCACCGAGCCGATGAGGTGCACCGGCCGGCCAGCCTTGGTGAGCAGCACGGTTTCGAGCTTGTTGAGGGCCTGGCCTTCGTAGAGGCGGCGCAGCTGGTAGAGCAGCTTGGCGCGGTAGTAGGGGTGCACCACGTCGGTGAGCGGGCGGCCCAGCAATTCCTCCTCGGTATAGCCCAGCTTTTCCTGCCCGGCGCGGTTCACAAACAGCAGCAGGTTAGTAGCGCTCAGGTGCAGAATGAGGTCGTGCGAGCTGTCGAAAAACTCGCGCAGATACATTGGCTCCGGCACCAGGGCCGGGGTGGGAGTCTTTCTAGGATTGCTGAGCGTGTAGCCGATTGTCCACATGCCCGTAATGCGCTGCTGCTCATCGCGCACCAGCTGCGACTGCCACTGAATAAGGACACTTTCCCCGGCTTTCGTCACTAGCTCCAGCTCGTAATGGTCGGTGCAGGGTAGCTCGCCGCGTAGCACGCTTAAGAGGTGTGCCTGGCGCTCGGCCTGCTGGGCCGGCGGCGTAAGTAGCCGATGGTAGAGATGGCCGAGCAGCTGCGCGCGCTTATAGCCGCTCAGCTGCACGAAGGTGTCATTTACCTCGGTGATGCGCCCACCCACGTCGAAAACTACGTAGGCAAGCTGCAACTGGTCGAACATGTGCGCGGTAGCCGGTAGTTGCGGCCCCGAAAGTTGAGCGGGCATAGAGAGCTACAAACGCATTGCCGGGGCGGAAGTTATAGCCGGCGGGAGCAGTAGAAGTAGATTTGGGCGGAATTTACGGCCGCCGCGCCGTTTTACCTAGTCCGTGCCTATTTCTCCCACCCGGCTGGTTTTTGCCGTCACCACCGACCTGAGCTACGACCAGCGCATGCAGCGCATCTGCGCCAGCCTGGCGCAGGCCGGCTACGCCGTGTTGCTGGTGGGCTGGCAGCGGCCCCATTCGGTGCCGCTGGGCCCGCAGCCTTATCAACAGCACCGACTGCGCGGCTGGTTTCAGCACGGCAAATTATTTTACCTGGAGTATAATCTGCGGCTATTGCTGTATCTGCTAAGGCAGCGCGCCGCCGCCTGGGCCTGCGCCGACCTCGATGCTGCGCTGCCCACCTGGCTGCGCGCCCGGCTAGGGGGCCAGCCGTTCATCTACGACGCCCACGAGTTGTTTACGGAGGTGCCCGAAGTGGTGGCCCGCCCCGCGTGCAACGCGTGTGGCAGTGGGTCGAAAATGTTATCGTGCCCCGCGCCCGGCTGCGCTACACAGTGGGGCCAGCGCTGGCTAGCCTCTTCGAGGCGCGGCACCCGGGGCGCGCCTTTGCAGTGGTGCGCAACGTGCCGGTGGCGGCGCCCGCCATCAGTAGCCCGCAGCTGCCGGCTGGCGCGCCCCCGGTGCTGCTGTATCAGGGTGCGCTCAACGTAGGCCGGGGGCTAGCCGAGCTGCTCGCCGCCATGCCCCGGGTGCCGGCGCGGCTCATTGTCTGCGGCGAGGGCGACTGCTCGGCGGCCCTGCGCGCGCAGGCCCAGTCGCTGGGCTTGCTGACGTCGGGCCAGGTCGAATTCCGGGGCTACGTGCTGCCCGCCGAGTTGCGCCTGCTCACCGCCCAAGCTACCGTGGGTATTATGCTGCTCGAAAACGTGGGTCTGAGTTACTACTACTCGCTGGCTAATAAGTTTTTCGACTACGTGCAGGCCGGTATTCCGCAGCTCTGCATCGACTTTCCCGAGTATCGTGCCCTCAATACCCGGCATGAGGTGGCCGAGCTGGTGCCCGACCTGGCGCCCGCGACCCTGGCCGCCGCCCTGGCCCGGCTGCTGCCCGGAGGCCGGCCCGGTGCCCGCTACCAGCAGCTGGCCGCCAACTGCCGCCAGGCCCGCCAGGAGTGGAACTGGCAGCAGGAAGAAAAAACGTTGGTGCAGCTGTACGCTGCGCTCAATTTGAACTAAAGAAGCAGGAAGCTGGCGTGCGGAATGATTGCCAGGAGAATTTCGCCCGCCAGCCTCTTAATTCCCAATAAAGTAACAGCATGCTTGCTCCTCATATTCTCGCCCGGCTAGCCCCCACCGCCGCCGACCCGCGCCCCGTGCTGCTGGCCGTGGCTGGACCCACTGCCGTGGGCAAAACGGCCCTCACCGTGGCCTTGGCGCGGCAGCTCGGCACCGAAATAATTTCGGCCGACTCGCGCCAGTTCTTCCGCGAAATGAGTATCGGCACGGCCAAGCCCACGCCCGCCGAGAGGCAGGGCGTGCCGCACCACTTCGTTGATTCGCACAGCATTACCGAAGACTACAGCGCCGGCCGCTTCGCCGCCGAGGCGGAGGCGCGGCTAGCCAGGCTCTTTGCCCGCCACCCGGTCGTCATTGCTACCGGTGGCTCGGGGCTGTATTTGCAGGCCCTTACCGATGGCCTCGACGAGCTGCCGCCCGTGCTGCCCGCCGTGCGCCAGCAGCTACAGCACGAGCTCGCCACGCAGGGGCTAGCCCCGCTCGTGGCCGAGCTGGCCGCCACTGACCCCATAGCCCACGCCCGCCTCGATTTGCAAAATCACCAGCGCGTGCTGCGCGCCCTCGAAATCACGCGTGGCACGGGCCGGCCGTTTTCTAGCTTTCACCGGGGCCGGCGGCCGTGGCCGGCAAGGCGGCGGCTAGGCCGTTTCGGGTCGAGAAAGTGGCGCTCACCCGCGACCGCGAAGAACTGTATAGGCGCATCGACCAGCGCGTGCTGCAAATGCTGGAAATGGGGCTGGTGGCCGAAGTTGAGCGGCTGCTGCCCCACCGCCACCAGCAGGCACTGCAAACGGTGGGCTACCAGGAAATCTTTGGCTACCTCGACGGCGCCTACGACTACGCCGAGGCCGTGCGCCTGCTGCAGCGCAATACCCGCCACTACGCCAAGCGTCAGCTTACCTGGCTGCGCCGCGACGCGGGCTACGCCTGGGCCGAAATGTGAAGATGTGCAAATTGATAACTGTGGCAATGAGCTGGCGTAGTCATTGCCACAGTTATCAATTTGCACATCTGCCAATCATACGGAAAGTATCTCGACCATGCGCATAAAGCTCTGGTTGATGACTTTGCGCTTATTGATGGTATCATCAAATGGCGTGTACATGAGCTTGCGGTCTACGATGCCAGCCATCACGTTTTTCATGCCGTTGAGCAAGCCCTCTACCGCCGCGATGCCGAGTTGCGAAGCTAGCAGGCGGTCGGAGGCGGTGGGCGAGCCGCCGCGCTGAATGTGGCCCACGATGGTTACGCGCGTGTCGAGCTGCGGAATGGCTTCCTTCACGCGCTTGGCTACTTTGTGGACGTTGCCTTCTTCCTCGCCCTCGGCCACGATGACGATAAAGGAGGTTTTGTGGCGGGCGTAGCTGGTTTGCAGCGACTCAATTACCGCCTCCACGCTCATGGCCGTTTCGGGCACCATCACGATTTCGGCGCCGCCGCCGATGGCGCACGGAATGGCAATGTAGCCCGAATCGCGGCCCATCACTTCCACAAAAAAGCAGCGGTCGTGCGAGTCGGCCGTATCGCGGATTTTGTCGATAGCCTCCAGCGCCGTGTTCACGGCCGTGTCGTAGCCGATGGTGTAGTCGGTGCCGTAGAGGTCGTTGTCGATGGTGCCCGGCGCGCCCACCGTCGGGATGCCAAACTCCTTTTCAAAGATGGTGGCGCCCGTAAACGTGCCGTTGCCGCCAATGGCCACCAGGCCCTCAATGCCGTGATTGGTGAGCTGGTCGAACGCCTCCTGGCGGCCTTCCTTGGTCATAAACTTCTGCGAGCGGGCCGATTTCAGAATCGTGCCGCCGCGCTGCACCGTGTTCGACACCGAGGCCGAATCCATGCGCACAAATTCGCCCTTAATCATGCCGCTGTAGCCCCGCATGATGCCATACACCTCAATGCCGTGGTACACGCCCGCCCGCACCACTGCCCGCAGGCAGGCATTCATGCCGGGCGCGTCGCCCCCACTCGTAAAAACTCCAATTCTCTTCATGGTCAAAAGTCAGCTAAATGCGCCCGCTGCCAACTCAGGGTTGGCTTTAAGCCCGCAAAGGTCGGTAGCCGAACGCACTTGCCCGATAGAGCGGAACAATTTGTGCCCGACATTTTTTCGGCGATTACGTAGAAGTAGGCGAAAACGTAGAGCAGCTTCTTGGTTATTAGGCGTTTCATGCCTACTTTTCGCTATCTCATCGCCCACCTTCAACCCGCACGCTTATGTTTGGTTTTTTCGAAAACGAGCAGGCCAAAAAAATAAAAGGCCACCTCTGCAATCTCGCCGCCCTAGCCAAAGCCGACGGCCACGTGGACGACCGGGAAATGAACTTTATCATCACCGTTGGTAAGAAAAACGGCGTGTCGGCCAATGACGTGCGCAAGCTGGTGGCCGGCCAAACCAACTGCCTGGCCGACTTGCCCGGCAACGATTCTGAGCGCTTCGACCAGATTTTCGACCTCGTAGACATGATGCTTGCTGATGGCATCGTGGACGAAACCGAAATGGATTTTTGCATTATGATGGCCGAGAAGCTGGGCTTCCGCAAAGCCATTGTGGGCGTGCTGGTACGCAAGATTTCGCAGGGCGTAAAGGATGCCGTGCCCCGCGAGCGCATCAAGGAGGAAAGCCTTTCCTTCTTGAATTACAATAACTTGCCGGTGCGGTAAAATTATATTTTTGCCCAGCCTTAGCTAGCCCCACCAAGCGCACTTTACTGCGCTTGATGGGGCTAGCCGCTTTTTTGGCCTTACCCGATAGCCCGCAGCAGCCCGGCCACGGCCGCGTCAAGCTCGGCCTCGGTAATGGTGAGCGGCGGCGCGATGCGCAGCGAGTTGTCGCAGAACAAAAACCAGTCGGTAAGGATACCTTCCTCGGCCAGCGCGCGGTCGATAATCGGCTTAAGAACTTCAAACGACTCAAATTCCACGGCCATCAGCAGGCCGCAGTTGCGCACTTCCCGAATAGCCGGGTGCACCAGCTGCGCCCGCAGGCGTGCGGCTTTGGCCGCTACGCCGGCCAGCAGGTTTTCTTCCTGAATGACCTGGAGCGTGGCTAGCGAGGCCGCGCAGCTCACCGGGTGCCCGCCAAAGGTGGTGCAGTGCCCCAGGATGGGGTTAGTTTGAAAGCCCGCCATGATAGTGGGCGAAGAAATAAATGCCCCGATGGGCATGCCGCCGCCCATGCCTTTGGCGCACACCAGGATGTCGGGCACCACCCCAAACTGCTCGAAGGCCCACTGCGTGCCCGTGCGCCCAAAGCCACACTGAATCTCATCCAGAATCAGCAGCGCGCCCACCTCGGTGCAGCGCCGCCGCACGGCCGGCAGGTAGCCGGGCTGCGGCAGCCGCACGCCGGCCTCGCCCTGCACGGTTTCGAGCACCACGGCGGCGGTGTGCTCGGTTATTAACGTCAAGTCGGCCAGTTCGTTGTAGCGCAGGTGCGTCACGGCGGGCAGTAGGGGCCGGTAGCTGTTTTTAAAGCCCTCGGAGCCGGTGATGGACAGCGCGCCGTGCGTGGAGCCGTGGTAGGCGTTGAAAGCCGAAACCAGGCCCGGGCGGCCGGTGTGGCGCTTGGCCAGCTTGAGCGCGCCTTCGATGGCCTCGGTACCCGAGTTGGTGAAATACACTGTGTCGAGCGGGGCGGGCAGGGTGGCAGCCAGCGCCTGAGCTAGCCGGGCGGGCGGGGCCTGCACCAGCTCGCCATACACCATCAGGTGGAGGTACTTA
The genomic region above belongs to Hymenobacter sp. BRD128 and contains:
- a CDS encoding aspartate aminotransferase family protein; this translates as MLTPRQLFLRHQAQTSEFPLLLEIERAEGAYMYTPEGRPILDLISGIGVSNVGHRHPKVLQAIHDQLDKYLHLMVYGELVQAPPARLAQALAATLPAPLDTVYFTNSGTEAIEGALKLAKRHTGRPGLVSAFNAYHGSTHGALSITGSEGFKNSYRPLLPAVTHLRYNELADLTLITEHTAAVVLETVQGEAGVRLPQPGYLPAVRRRCTEVGALLILDEIQCGFGRTGTQWAFEQFGVVPDILVCAKGMGGGMPIGAFISSPTIMAGFQTNPILGHCTTFGGHPVSCAASLATLQVIQEENLLAGVAAKAARLRAQLVHPAIREVRNCGLLMAVEFESFEVLKPIIDRALAEEGILTDWFLFCDNSLRIAPPLTITEAELDAAVAGLLRAIG